The window CGAATGATGCGGTCTGAGGGTCCATCACAGTTGAGCCGGTGATGTCCATCGGCATGAGGTCCGGCGTGAATTGGAGGCGGGCGAACTCGAGGCCGGTAACGACCGCAAATGATCGGGCCATGAGGGTCTTGGCCAGCCCCGGATAGTCCTCGATGAGGACGTGGCCGTCCGACAACATGGCCATCAAGACCATCTCGAGGGCAAGACGCTTACCTAGCACGGCCTTCTCGACTTCATCGATGACCAGTCGCGCTCGCTCAGCCACGGTGTTGCTCATGACTGGGAGCCTATCGGCGCTGCACCGTCCCGGCTCTCGATCCGCTCGATGGCCGTCACCAAAGCATGGAGTTCGCTCACAGATGGACCCGGTATCCCGACGTCCTCGATGAGAACCCGATCAGGCCGCAACAGGGCCCAGGCCGGTGCTCCGAGGATACCTTCGGATCGCTCCGGTGAACCGGCCAGGGTCACGCCGTAGCTGGACAAGAGGCGCGCATCGGCAATCTCACGCAGTCTCGGAAGCAGCCGATGATCGAAATCGACCATGCTCGTTCGGGAGAACCCAACCAGGCGCTCGAATCTGACCAGGCGGGGAGGAAGCCGCTCCACTCGATCGCGCCGGTAGCGGAACTCCGGCGGCGACTCCCGACGGGCCGGGCCGGGCAGGCGCAATGCCAGGATCACGACGAGCAGAACCAGGGCCTCGAATCCAAGGAGTTCAACGGTACCGTCGGAGAAGACGAGCAGCCCTAGTGCGGCGATTGTCACGAACACGACCGCAACCAGCATCCGCCTCATACAGTGGCCAAACCGGCGCGGATCTCGCGCAGAGCCGCAATCGCCTCCGCCGCCATATTCTCACCGATCATATGCGTGCTGAAACGGGCTTCCTCGAACAAACCCGTGAGAGCAACGATCGCCTCTGCGTCGACCTCGAGGCGGCGAAGTGACCGCTCCACGTATTCGAGCGGGGCTTCATGGCGGCGCCTGGGGACACCTGCCCCGGCCAGCGACATCTCCATTCTCGTATAGGCAGCGATTACCACGGTACGGGGGTCTCCTCCCAGTTCGAGGTCGAAGATGGCGGCGTCAACGGAGGCAATGATTCCGGTCACGTCGGGCGCGTCGTCGGCCGGCCCTCTACCCCTGACGTGAGAAAGAACCGCGATAGCCACGAGAATCGCCCCCGCAAAGAGAACGAGGACCCAGGCCGAGCCGGCCACCTGTTGTGGAGGAGCCTCGGCCAGCGAACCCTCACCGGGGAGGCCGACCTGGCGGCCCTCTCGTCCGTCGCCGCCCCCCGGTCCGACCGAGAGGATGACCGCGGCCACAACCGCCAGGACGAGAAACAGTGCGATGGGTCTGGAACGTCGCCTCCCTCCACCTGCGCGCTCCATCCGACCGCGCGGTGAGCTCAGCACCATGAACGCAACAAACCCCAGTAGGGCCAGAACCAGCCAGGTCAGAACCGTCAAAGGATCCCAACCGAGCTCCGACGCCATTCGCCGGGAGGTCCCGGTGCCGGGCATTTGGCGGGCCCCAATGGCGGCGAGACCCGCCAGTCCGACGCCGGCGGCGACGAGCAGAACCACTGCCCAGGGCGGCAGTTTTGGTCCTAAGCTCCGGTTCTCCCTCATGGCGAGGAGCCTACCGAACAGGAACTTCTAGATCCTGAGTTGAATAGCTCAGACTGTCAGCACCACTTTGCCGGTCGCCCTGCGGTCCGTCAGTGCCTCAAAGGCAGCTTCGTACTCTTCCAGCGGGTAGATGTCCGTTACCCGCGGATGGAGCTTTCCCTCCGCCACCATCGCGAAGAGCTCGCCGAAGTTCCGCAACGAGGCCGCCGGGTCCTTGGACGTCCAGCTCCCCCAGAAGACCCCGACGAGGGAGACTCCCTTGAGCAGCATCAAGTTGAGCGGGATTTCGGGGATCGCCCCCGAGGCAAATCCGATTACTAGAAAGCGTCCTTCCCAGGCCGTCGAGCGAAGGGCGAGTTCCGAGAGCTCACCGCCGACCGGGTCGTAGACGACGTCGACTCCGCGCCCGTCGGTGAGTGCTTTGATCCGGTCCCGGAGGTTCTCCGTCGAGTAGTTGATGATCTCGTCTGCGCCCATCCCGGTGGCGAAGGCGAGTTTCTCTTCGGTTGAGGCGGCGGCGATGACCCGGGCTCCCATTGCCTTGCCGATCTCCACCGCAGAGCTACCAACGCCACCGGCGGCTCCGAGCACCAGGAGTGTCTCACCGGGTTCGAGGTTGGCCCGCTGTTTCAGCGCGTAGTAGGAGGTGCCGTAGGTGAGCCCGAATGCGGCTGCTTCAACGAAACTGAGGTGCTCCGGCTTTGGCATCGTCGTGGATGCCTCCACCTTCCACTTCTCAGAGAAGGCGCCGGACACTCCCATAGCCACCACCGGGTCACCGATAGCGAACCGATCAACCGCATCGCCGACCGCCGAGACCAATCCGGCTGCCTCGCCGCCCGGGACGAAGGGAAGATCCGGCTGGAACTGGTACTTGCCCTCGATGACAAGAGTGTCCGGGAAGTTGAGGGCAGCCGCCCGCACGTCGATGACGACTTCACCCGGCCCTGGCACCGGATCGGGCATCTCGCCGATAGACAAGCGCCCGGCCGGGCCAAGCTCGGTGCAGACGACTGCCCGCACGTCTAGGCCACCTCGAACAGGCCGGCTGCGCCTTGGCCGCCGCCGACACACATGGTGCTCACGACGTACCTGGCCCCGCGCCGCTTTCCCTCGATGAGCGAGTGGGCGACCATCCGGGATCCGCTCATACCGTACGGATGGCCGATGGCGATCGCTCCACCGTTGACGTTGTAGATCTCGTTGTCGATTCCCAGTTCATCACGGCAGTAGATCGTCTGGACTGCGAAAGCTTCGTTCAACTCCCACAGGTCGATGTCGTTCATGGTCAGGTTGAAACGCTCGAGGAGCTTCGGAACTGCGAATACGGGGCCGATCCCCATGATCTCAGGATCCGTACCCGCCACCGCGATGCCCCGGTAGTAGCCGAGCGGTTCCAGCCCGCGGCGCTCCGCCTCAGCAGCCTCCATCATCACTACCGCCGACGATCCGTCGGACAACTGGCTCGCATTGCCTGCAGTGATCGTCCCGTTCGGCAAAACAACCTTGAGCGAAGACAGACCTTCGAGGGTTGTGTCGGCTCGGTTGCCTTCGTCTTTGGTCAGGGTCACTTCCTCGATGCTGGTTTCGCCTGTTTCCTTGTTCATCACCAGTTTCTGTGCGGTCATCGGCACGATCTCGTCATCGAACTTGCCGGCCGCCTGGCCCGCCGCGATCCGCTGCTGACTCTGGAGCCCGTATTCGTCCTGTGCTTCACGCGAGATTCCGTATCGCTCGGCCACCACCTCCGCCGTTTGCAGCATCGGCATGTAAGCGTGCTCGAAATTGGCGAGGACATTTGGATCGAAGAACCGGTCCATTCGCATGTCGTTGGTCTGCACGAGGCTGATCGACTCGACGCCGCCGGCTACCACGATGTTCATGTTGTCTTGGATGATCTGCTTGGCACCGGTGGCGATCGCCATCATTCCGGACGAGCATTGCCGGTCGATGGTCATCCCCGGAACGGTGGCGGGGAACCCGGCGGCCAGGACCGACATGCGACCCAGGTTGTAGGCCTGGGTGCCCTGTGCCTGTGCGCAACCCATGATCACATCGTCGATTTCGCCCGGCTCGATTCCGGAGCGTTCGACGGCATGCCGGAGGCTGTGGGCGGCCAGTGTGGGCGCCTCTGTGTTGTTGAACGCTCCTCGGTACGCTCTTCCGATTGGTGTTCTTGCTGTCGAGACGATGACGGCTTCACGCATTCGTTTTCTCCTGTTTCTATCCGAGCGGGGGCCGGGTTTCCCGGCCACCTCGGTGGTGGTCACTTATCGGGCAAGAGGCTGATTCGCCCTCTCCTCGGTCTCACGGAACGATGAACATCGAGAGGGTCTCGGCGATGAGTGCCGGCTTCTCAGAATCTTTGATCTCGACCGTGACTTCTTTCTTGAACAGGTACCTGCCCGGCGCTTTCTCGGCGAGATCGGCCAACCGGACTTTGGCCCGCACCTCGCTGCCAACTCTGACCGGCTCCAGAAAGCGCACCTTGTCCAAACCGTAGTTGATGGCCATGACCATGCCTTCGGGGATGATCCCGGCCGAGGCGGTCAAGAACGGCAGCAGCGAAAGGGTCAGGAAGCCGTGCGCAATGGTCGTGCCCCACGGAGTGGCCTTGGCGGCCTCCGGATCGATGTGAATGAACTGGTGGTCGTTGGTGGCGTTGGCGAACGCGTTGATCCGGTCTTGATCAACGGTGAACCAGTCCGACTCGCCGAGATCTTTGCCGACGTAGTCGGCGAGTTGGTCAACGGGCACGATCTGCAGCATCGGGTACTCCTTTTTGGTTGATGAAGGTGTGGATGTGTTCGAGAGAAGTCTCGGCCAGATGCACGGCCTGGTCGGCGTACTCCTGGGTGGTGGTCGGGTCAACCTCGCCGTATGCTCCGCCGGCATATCGCATGTAGACGCCCTCCATGATCAACGCCAGCTTCCAGTACGAGAAGGCAATCGAGTAGCCGACTGCGGTCACGTCCAGGCCCGAGCTGCCGGCATACCGCTCAATCATCTCCGCCCTGGTGGGAAAGCCGGGCATGCGGCTCGGCGAGTCGTACAGCGGCCCGGCAGGCTCGTCGGGCTCTTGCCACGCCGACATGCAGGTGCCCAGATCGGCCAGCGGATCACCAAGCGTACACAGCTCCCAATCGAGTACTGCCAGTACCCGTCCGTCGGCGTCCAGCCGGACGTTGTCGATGCGGTAATCCCCGTGTACCACCGAAATCCGCTGCTGGGCCGGAACGTGCTGCGCCAGAAGGTCGTGGGCTTCCTGTGCGGCAGGTATGTCTCTGGCTTTGGCCGCCTGCCACTGACCGTTCCATCGTTTCAACTGCCGCTCGAAGTAACCATCGCGCCTGGCCAGATCACCCAATCCGGCCTCATCGACATCGAGGGCGTGCAGTTCGGCCAGCGTATCCATGAGGTCGAATCCCGCGGTGCGCCGTGTCGCCACCGACAGATGGTCGGCGTCGGAGGCCGTCTCGATCGTGAACCCGCCGACGTATCCCATGACGTAGAAGTCTGCTCCGAGGATCGAGGCGTCGTCGGAAAAGCCGACGGTGCCCGGTACCCGGAATCCGGCTGTCTGGAGAGCAGAGATGATGCGATGTTCGCGAGCCATGTCGTGGGCGGATGGAAGGAGGCCGGACAGCGGCGGTCTACGGAGAACCCAGTGGCGGTCGACGGCATCCGACACGACGTAGGTGAGATTCGACCGACCGACGCTGCTGCGCGTGAAGGCCAGCGGTTCGTCTAACTCAGGAACCCGGTCGGACAGCCATCGGGTCACATTCGGCACGTCGACGCCGGCAGGACTTGCGGCCTCGTCTGTCACCGTGGACCTCTCCCTCGAACGCCGTATTCGACACTACCGACTCAAAAGCACCCGGTCGGGCTGCGACGTATATTAGCGATCGTTAACCGACCGTTTTCGCGCGGGGATCGCACCCTATAGCGCGCTTTTGCCGCGCGAAAACGCGGTGTGGGGGGACGGGCACCCGTCAGTCGTCGTCCTGCTTGTCACGGCCGAGGCCGCGGCCGGGCTTCTCATTGGAGAACGACTCCACGGCTTTGACCATGGCACTGACCTTCTGCCCGTGTGATTCGAGGGTGGAGGGCGATATGCCGCCTGCCAAGGCGAGGTGGACCTGGGCAGCCCGCCCGTGACCGTAGGCGTTGCCGTTGTCCGGTTTGTCCTTCTCGTAATCCTTGACCTTGTCGGCCGCCTTAGCCACCATTTCCTGGGCACGTTCGAGCCCGGTGGCATGACCCGGCTTTCCCTGCGCGTGATCCGGCAGGCCGGTGTCCGGGTTGCGGGTGGCGGCGACCGCCAGCATCTCGAGTGCGCGTTCTTGCCCGAGGCCGACAGCTTGCCTGGCCTTCTCGAGGACGTGCTGCGGAGGACTTGCGACGTCCTCCGCAGAAACCACAACCGCCGGTGCGAAGACGAGCGCAACGGTGAGTCCGGCTACTGCCACTCTGTGTGATCTATTCTTCATTTCGCGCTCCTGTGAGTGAAGTCGCAGGAGGGCGCGAAACGTTACGGGGTCTCGGCAGAAGCCTCCGGACAAACGATCTCGATGGAGGCGCCCAGGAGCACCCCGGCCATCAACCCGTCGTCCTCGTCGACCTCCACCGCACCTCCATCCGACAACCGATCGATGTACTCGGCCAGCAGGTCATCGGTGGTCATGCCCTCGGCAAGAAGGTCACAGAACAGTTCGGCGGTGGCGATGAAGACTTCTGGATCCTCGAGGGCGGCACCCTCGTAGGTCGTTCCGATCATCTCCGCTTCGATGGCCGCGACAAGGGCTGCGTAATCCGGAACAAAACCGGTCGTGGTCGTCGCCGATTGGACCGGCCGAGAAACCGTCGACGTCGTAGGAGCTTGCGAAGCTTGAGTCGACCCGGTCACGGTTGCCTCCGTGTCGACTGCCCGTCCCGCACATCCGGCGAGCAGCATCGACCCCGCCGCAACAACTGCGATGACGAGTCGGGCCCTGGCCATTAACAGATCCATCCGGGGACAGAATACGGGTTGAACCCGAGTAACCGGGCGCAGCCGGCATTGTGCCACCGATTATTCTGGACCACCAGCTCCTACCTGCGAGGCACCATGACCGCCCATCCGCCAATTGCCGACCGCCGACCCGAGGCGATGACCAGCCACGGTCACACCAGAGAAGACCCCTACTCGTGGTTGAAAGACGTCAACTGGCAACAAGTGATGCGCGACCCTTCGGTACTTGCGCCAGACATCCGTGCCTACCTGGAGGCTGAGAACGCCTATACCGAGGTGATGCTGGCCGGGACGACGGAGCTTCAGAACGAGCTTTTCGATGAGATGAAGGGCCGCATCAAGGAGGACGACAGCTCCGTTCCCACCCCCGACGGACCGTGGGAGTACTACCGGCGCTTCGACACCGGCGGGCAATACCCGATCTTCTGCCGCAAACCACTCGGCTCCAACGATGAGCAGATCCTGCTCAACGGGGACGTCGAGTCGATCGGCAAGGACTTCTATCGGATCCACACGGCCGAGCCCAGCCCCGATCATCGCTACCTCGCCTATTCGGTGGACGAACAGGGCAGCGAGTTCTACACCATCCGGGTCCGCGAGCTGGACACGGGCGAAGATCTCAGTGATTCGATACACGACGCCAGCGGTGCCATCGAATGGTCGGCAGACTCTGCCTCGCTCGTCTACCTGAAACTGGACAAGAGCAATCGTCCCGTCTGGGCCTTCCTCCATGTACTCGGCACCGACCAGGCCGACGACAGGCTCCTCTATGAGGAGTCGGATCCGGGCTTCTACATCAATCTCGGCAGAACTGAGAGCGGGAACTACATCGAGATCGTCGCCGCCGACCACGAGACATCTGAGGTGAGGCTCGTCGACGCCGCCCGGCCGGATAGCCCACCGATCATGATCGCCGAGCGGGACCCCGGCACCCTGTACACGGTTGGTGAGCAACACGGACGGCTGTACATCAACACCAACGCCGGGGGCGCTGAGGACTTCTCGATCGTCACGGCTGAGGTGGCATCTCCGGGCAAGGACTCCTGGTCTGTGGTGGTCCCCCATCGACCAGGCACGTTGATCCTCGGCTCGATCGTGTTCCGACGCCACCTGGTCAGGCTCGAGACCCGGGAGGGCCTTCCGCGGATTGTCATCAGGGATCTCGCCTCCGAAGAGGACCATGTCATTGCCATGGATGAAGAGGTCTACGACCTCGGGTTCGCCTCACTGCGCGAATACACAAGCACGCTCCGGTTCACGTACAGCTCACCCACGACACCGCTGCGGGTTTACGACTACGAACTCGACTCCGGCCGACAGACAATGCGAAAGGAACAAGAGGTCCCGAGCGGCCACCGCCCGGACGACTACGTGACCGGACGTGTCTTCGCCGACGGCCACGATGGCGAGCGAATCCCCATCACACTCCTGTACCGCAAGGGCACGCCACTCGACGGGACCGCGCCATGTCTCCTCTACGGATACGGTTCGTACGGATTCAGTATGCCGGCCTCGTTCAGCACCAACAGACTGAGCCTGGTCGATCGCGGGTTCGTCTACGCCATCGCCCACGTCCGGGGCGGCAAAGAGGGCGGCTACCGCTGGTACACGGCCGGGAAGCGACTTCACAAGCGCAACACATTCCTCGACTTCATGTCGGCAGCCAATGCGCTAGTCGAGATGCACTACACCTCGGCCGGGAGGATCGTGATCTTCGGCGGCAGTGCGGGCGGATTGCTGGTGGGAGTGGCCGTCAACATGGCGCCGCCCGGCCTGCTGGCAGGCGCCATCGCCGAGGTCCCGTTCGTCGACGTTCTGACCACGATGCACGACACCGATTTGCCACTGACACCGATGGAGTGGCCCGAGTGGGGCAACCCGATCGACGATGCGGACGCCTATGAGTACATCGCCTCATACTCCCCTTACGACAACGTGGAAGCCAGGGAGTATCCGCCCCTGCTGGTGACGGCCGGACTCACCGATCCGCGCGTCACCTACTGGGAGCCGGCCAAATGGGTCGCGAAGCTGCGAGCTACGAAGACCACCGACAGCCTGCTGGTTATGCGAACCCGCATGGGGGCAGGTCACGCCGGGGCCTCTGGTCGCTTCGATGCACTGAAAGAACTGGCCGAGGATTACGCCTTCGCCCTAGAGGTCACAGGCAAGGACCCAGCGAGAACACGGCTATCGGCCGGGTCGGCCTGAACCGAACTCGGCGCCGATGCCGAGCCGTTCGGCAGTCCGCAAGGCGCGGACGGCTCCCGCCACGTCCTGACTGGCGAGTCCGACCGACTTGAACACTGTGGTACCTGCAGGAGCGACACTTCCTTCCAGCAGGTCCGTGAGCGTGGCGTCGGGCCGGCGCCCGATCCGCATCAGATCGCCTGCCTCCGCGGCCGCTGCATCGAGATCGTCGACAACAACGAAGGCGTCGCTCAGCAGTGCTCCCGGCAGTTCCACCATTTCGGAGGTGTAGGCACCGACGGCGTTGAAGTGCGTTCCCTCTCTGACGGCCGAGGGGGAGAAAAGGGGTTCGAGGGAGGGGGTGGCGCACGAGACGATATCCGCCGCCGCCACTGCGGTGCCGGCGTCCAGTTCGACCTCCCCACCGACCCGGTCCGCCAGGGCCGCGGCCCTGGCCCGGGACCGACTCCATACGATGACGCGCTCGATCGGTCTCACCGCTCGCACGGCCTCGACCTGATCGAAGGCCATCGCTCCGGCGCCCAGCATCGCCATGGTTCGCGCCTCGGCAGGGGCAAGGAACCGCGTCGCCAATCCCGAGGCGGCACCCGTCCTGATCGACGTCAACGTCGACCCATCCACCATTCCGAGCGGAGATCCATCATCGTCAAAGACAACCACCACGCCCACCGGGTTGCCCGGTTCGATCGAGACCACTTTGACACCTGTTGTGTGGCCGACCCGGCCGGGCATGAACAGCGAGCCGCCCAACAACTGACGCAGCGGCACCTGGCGGTCCGACCCAAAGGCCGCCTCCATCGCTTCAATCGCGTCAGGCATCGAGAGCGATTCGCGCAGCTCGATCGGACCCAACCACCGCATCAGGCGAGCACGCTCTTGGCTGCCACGCTGATCGGCTCACGATCCACCGCCAGCAAGGACATCGGTACGTCGGTGTCGAAGGGCGCTCGTTCACCAGTAATCGCCTGAGCGACCATCGATCCGATCATGGGGGCCAGCTTGAATCCATGACCACTTAGGCCGTTGGCGAGCCAGTAGCCGTCCATCCCGCTCGGTCCAACGACGGGATGGACATCGGTGCGGTTGATCGTGTAGAGGCCGGCGATGCCCGAAACGCCCCCGCGGTACGGCAGGTCCGGGATCCGATGGTGCAAACCATGAATCCGGATGTCGCGGAAGGCGGCATCGGCCCCGGTGTTGAAGTTGTCGGGATCCTCGACCACCTCTTGCTCGTCCTCTTCGAGAACCGAGCCGAACAGGATCCGGCTTCCGGCCGCGTCCGGTCGGAAGTAGAGGCCGGTGGAAGCTTCCACGGTGACGGGAACCCGACCGAGGTCCGAGGGCCAATCGCGATATCCAACCTGAACCCGGGTTGGTTCGAGCGGCCAAAGGAGATCGAGGCCGGCCAACTGGTTCAGCCGACCGCACCACGGGCCGGCGGCATTGACCACCACATCCGCCTCGATGGAGCTGCCGTCGGCGAGATCGACACCGACCACCCGATCACCTTTCTTGCGCACACCGGTTACCTGAGCACGAAAGCGTACGGATCCGCCATTGTTGCGTGTTGCCTCAACGAGATCGGTGTTGGCCGCAGACGGATCGGCGAACCCTGCATCGTCTTCGAACACGGCCAGTTCGATCGGGCGGCAGGTGTGTTCGATCTCGCCGGAGAGATCGAACGGCTCAATGCATGGAGACAGGCTCGGAAACCGCTCAACGAGTTCGTCGGCCGTCAGCAGGGAAATCGCCACCCCCTCGTCCGCCAGGCGGGTGCGCTCGGTCTCGAGCTTCCCGCGATCCTCGTTGAGCAACCACAAAACGCCGGTATGGGTGAACTCATTCCCGGGACTCTCGAGCCCGGTGAACTCCGCCCAATTGCGATAGGCGGCTAGTCCATCGCGGGCGAGACGGACGACCTGAGCATTCGAATACCGGCAGCGACAAATCGAGGAAGAGGCTCCGGTTGAGCCCTCCGCCGGCCCTGCTCCCTTATCGAGAAGTACGACTTTCATCCGAGAGCGGCGGGCGATCTGATAGGCGATGGAGCTTCCAACGATCCCCGCGCCAACTACTACGACATCAGCTGAATCGTGCATTGGGTCAGACTACTTCAGGTGGTTCTGGAACCCCGCCAGCGAGGCGCAAGCCATCTGGTGCAGGATCCGGCGATGCCGGGAAGCCTCGATGCGGAGGTCGGCAGTTTCGCGCGCAGCCGATCCGATGAGCCCCATCACCGCGTGGGCCGCTGCGCGAGCCTCGTCGAGGGTGAGCTCCGGGTGCAATTTGATGATCACCTCGGCCCATGCGTCCGTGTAGCGCGCGTCGTTGCGTTCAGCCGCCCGCTGGTAATACTCCGGAACGTACCGAAGTTCGCGTACGAGCAGCATCAAGGCGGCTCCCTGATCTAATGCCAGCGTCGTGTGCGTGGAGATGAGATCATCGAGTGCCGCCCCCGGCTGTAGACCTTCAATCCGGTCGATGGCGGAACGCAGCAACTCCCAGATACGATCGAAGACCCCAAGCAGGATCTCGTCCTTCCCGGCGAAGTGCCGGTAGAGACCCGGGCCGGTGATTCCGGCGGCTGCTCCGATCTCATCAATCGAGGTTGCGTGGAACCCCTGCCGGTGGAACAGAACCTCGGCCGCGTCGATGATCTGCTCTCGTCGTTTTCGACCGCGAGCAGTGGGCGCCTCCTGTGCCACGACGTCGCTGGCTTCCATCATTACCCCTTCCGGCGGGGTGCCGGCCGCCGCCGGCACCCCTCGCAATCATTGATCAGAGACCAAGTGCTTCGGCCAGCAGCCGCCGCTGGTGTCGGACACCACCGAACATCAAGGACGTGCTCTTCGCCCGCTTGAAGTACAGGTGCGTGTCGTGCTCCCAGGTGAAGCCGGTGCCGCCCAGGATCTGAATCGTGTCCGAGGCCGCCCCTAGGTATGCCTCAGAGCAAACCGACTTGGCGAGCGGGGCTGCGACCAGCATCTCGGTGGCATCATCGACAATCCGGGCGGCGTGGTAGGCCGTCGACTTGGCGTGTTCCACCGAAACGAGCATATCTGCCAACCGGTGTTTGATCGCCTGGAAGGAACCGATCGCCCGGCCGAACTGGAATCGGGTCTGCCCGTGCTCCACCGAGGTCTCGAGACACCATTGCGCGCCGCCGACCTGTTCGAGCGACAGCGCCACGGATGCCAGCCGTAGAACCTGATCGATCACGTCGCCTGCGGTTCCTTCGCTTCCGAGCAGAGCCTCGGGACCCAAACGGACCCCGGCGAAGGTCACGGTGGCTTGCTTGCGGATTGCGTCGAGGGTCGGCACATGTTCGGCACTCAAACCGCCGGCGTCCGCCGGAACCAGGAACAGGCTGAGGCCATTCGGAGTTCTGGCCGCCGTGACGATTGTCCCGGCAACATGCCCGAACAAGACGTTCTTCTTCACACCGTCCAAAACCCAGTCCCCACCATCCTGTGCAGCGGTCATCCGGATGTCGTCGGTCACGGCACCGTGCGACCCCTCGAATAGCGCCATGGTCATCACGGACTCACCCATCGCGATGCCGGGGAGAAGCTCTTTCTTCTGCGAGTCGCTACCGCCGATCAGAATGGCGTTGGCAGCCATGACAACCGTCGAGAGGAACGGTCCGGGAAACAGTGCGCGTCCCATTTCCTCGAGAACGACACTCAACTCGGCAAAGGTGTACCCGGCTCCGCCGTACTCCTCCGGGATGGCCAGCGAGTGCCAGCCCAACTCGGCGCCGGATTGCCACAACGCGGCGTCAAACCCGGTCTCGGTTTCCATCAGATCACGCACCACCGTCGGGGAAACCCGGTCTGCGAGGAACTGGCGAGTCGTCTGACGGAGCATCTCTTGCTCTTCCGTGAGTGCGAAGGTCACACGAGGAGTATCACCCACGGGGCACCTCCTTCCACGGCAGGTCCTTGTCGACGCGCGGCTCGCCCGGCAACCCGAGCACTCGTTCTCCGAGGATGTTGCGCATGATCTCGGACGTACCGCCCTCGATCGAGTTGGCCCTGGCCCGCAAGAAGTTGCGTTGAGGTGAACCAGCGTCCTCGAACTCCGTCGGACGATGCAGTTCGTACCCTCCCGGATACAGCGTGCCGTCCCAGCCCATCAACTCGACCGAGAAGGCCGTGATTGCTTTGTTGAGGTCTGCCCAGGCGAGTTTTCCCGTTGATCCCTCGGGACCGGGGATACCCGCTTTGCGCATCTGGTTGGCCCGCTCGACGGTGAGCCGCAGGGCTTCCCATTCGGCCCACAGGCGGGTTAGCTCGTCCCGAAGGGCGGGATCGTCGTGACCATATTCGCGCCAGGCTCTGATGGCATCCTTGATCGAACCGCTGCCGCGCGGCAGCGAGCGGCTGCCGATGGCGACGCGCTCGTTCATGAGGGTGGTCATCGAAACACGCCATCCGGCACCGACGTCGTCGAGGCGGTATTCGTCGGGAATCCGCACGTCGTCGAAAAAGACCTCGTTGAACTCTGCCTCACCGGTGATCTGATAGAGAGGACGCACGTCGACCCCGTCGGCTTCCATGTCGACTATGAAGTAGGTGATGCCCTTGTGCTTCGGGACGTCGGGATCGGTGCGAACGGGCAGCATGCCCCACTTGGCGATATGGGCGAGTGTCGTCCACACCTTTTGTCCGTTGACGATCCATTCATCACCGTCCCGCACTGCTTTGGCGGAGAGGTTGGCGAGGTCCGATCCGGCCCCCGGTTCGCTGAAGAGCTGACACCACATGTCTTCAGTGGTGAACATCGGACGCAGCCATTTGTGCATCTGCTCGGCGGTCCCGTGCGCGGAGATGACTCCGGCTCCCATACCGATGCCGAG of the Acidimicrobiia bacterium genome contains:
- a CDS encoding acyl-CoA dehydrogenase family protein — its product is MTDTIAADKAEALVTGKLDELLSGYDPSMEPQEFWGRQYDLGLAWVQYPEGFGGLGVSPKYQSIVQRRIEAAGAPTWNRQINLLGIGMGAGVISAHGTAEQMHKWLRPMFTTEDMWCQLFSEPGAGSDLANLSAKAVRDGDEWIVNGQKVWTTLAHIAKWGMLPVRTDPDVPKHKGITYFIVDMEADGVDVRPLYQITGEAEFNEVFFDDVRIPDEYRLDDVGAGWRVSMTTLMNERVAIGSRSLPRGSGSIKDAIRAWREYGHDDPALRDELTRLWAEWEALRLTVERANQMRKAGIPGPEGSTGKLAWADLNKAITAFSVELMGWDGTLYPGGYELHRPTEFEDAGSPQRNFLRARANSIEGGTSEIMRNILGERVLGLPGEPRVDKDLPWKEVPRG